In Deltaproteobacteria bacterium, the genomic stretch GTGAAAGCCATCGTCCTGTGCCCTCTCAAATCCTATTACGCAGCCATGGCAGACTCATGGATCAGCCTGTCGACATCGAGAAGAATTTTTACTTCCTCGCCTACTTTACCTAGGCCCTGGACCATCAAGTTCTTATTCTCTTCATTTATTTCAGGGGCCGGTTCGATCTGCTCCTGCGGAATATCAGCCACCTCGTTGACCGAATCCACTACCAGTCCTACCGCCCCCCCGCTCACATTCACAACCACGATGCAGGTTCGCT encodes the following:
- a CDS encoding purine-binding chemotaxis protein CheW, translated to IRHVTEIIGIQKITAVPDMPEFVKGVINLRGKVIPVLDMRKRFVLEEREYDERTCIVVVNVSGGAVGLVVDSVNEVADIPQEQIEPAPEINEENKNLMVQGLGKVGEEVKILLDVDRLIHESAMAA